In Pelmatolapia mariae isolate MD_Pm_ZW linkage group LG2, Pm_UMD_F_2, whole genome shotgun sequence, one DNA window encodes the following:
- the slc43a1a gene encoding solute carrier family 43 member 1a encodes MAPTLVQAYRRRWWMAVTAVIENLLCSAVLLGWGSLLIMLKREGFYSHLCSENDTVHAPLGNSSGQKVEEWVSCVDQEEMLNLGFTIGSFLLSATTLPLGILMDKFGPRPIRLVGSSCFGLSCIMMATSAYKTDVLSALIFLALSLNGFGGICLTFTSITLPNMFGALSSTIMSLMIGSYASSAVTFPGVKAIYDAGVSFTVIMWTWAGLATCVFINCFVNWPKEGFPTPEEVDYSKILHVQEPPSSEQKVVGERLSHQNGDIRCSTEKLANGHEVAPNAVPFRRSVFSPIFLWSLVTMGMSQLRIIFYMGAMNKMLEFLITHGEEHPSGKLAKEAEDNVGFYSSTFGMLQLLCLVTCPLIGYIMDWKMKECEEDQTVPSGTQERLTSGPKRDRKIQKVTNAMRAFILTNLLLIAFGVCCLIDNLPLQILTFILHTMVRGFIHSCCGGLYAAVYPSNHFGTLTGLQSMISAVVALLQQPLFIAMVGPLKGDPYWINLGLLIFSFTGFLLPGYLFYHCRQLTREKKAREKLDANQEMEALNHTNANGCKPHTNGFAAIDA; translated from the exons ATGGCGCCCACTCTCGTCCAGGCCTACAGGAGGCGCTGGTGGATGGCGGTGACAGCGGTGATTGAAAACCTGCTGTGTTCGGCTGTGCTGCTGGGATGGGGCTCCTTGCTCATCATGTTAAAGAGGGAAGGCTTCTACTCTCACCTGTGCTCAG AAAATGACACAGTGCACGCGCCTTTGGGTAACTCCTCTGGCCAGAAGGTTGAGGAGTGGGTCAGCTGTGTGGACCAGGAAGAGATGCTGAATCTGGGCTTCACCATCGGTTCCTTCTTGCTCAGTGCCACCACCCTCCCGCTTGGTATCCTGATGGATAAGTTTGGACCACGTCCCATTCGACTGGTTGGAAG CTCATGTTTTGGTCTGTCCTGTATTATGATGGCCACCTCTGCCTACAAGACCGACG TCCTCTCAGCGCTCATCTTCCTGGCTCTTTCTCTGAATGGCTTCGGAGGCATCTGCCTGACCTTCACCTCCATCACG CTCCCCAACATGTTTGGTGCCCTGAGCTCCACCATAATGTCTCTGATGATCGGCTCCTACGCTTCCTCTGCAGTCACCTTCCCTGGAGTCAAG GCCATCTACGACGCAGGCGTGTCGTTCACGGTGATCATGTGGACGTGGGCGGGTCTTGCCACATGTGTCTTCATAAATTGTTTTGTTAACTGGCCCAAAGAAGGTTTTCCAACACCTGAAGAGGTGGACTAcag TAAGATCCTCCATGTTCAAGAGCCACCTTCATCTGAGCAGAAGGTTGTTGGTGAGAGACTGAGCCACCAAAACGGAGACATCCGATGCTCCACAGAGAAGCTTGCTAATGGACATGAGGTTGCACCCA ATGCGGTTCCTTTCCGTCGGTCTGTGTTTTCTCCCATCTTCCTCTGGAGTCTGGTTACCATGGGGATGTCCCAGTTGAGAATCATCTTTTATATGGGGGCAATGAACAAGATGCTGGAGTTCCTGATCACCCATGGAGAAGAGCACC CGTCTGGCAAGCTAGCCAAGGAGGCAGAAGACAATG TGGGTTTCTACTCGTCCACTTTTGGCATGCTACAGCTGTTGTGTCTGGTCACATGTCCTCTGATTGGCTACATCATGGACTGGAAGATGAAGGAGTGTGAAGAGGATCAGACAGTCCCCTCAGGCACACAAGAGAG GCTCACCAGTGGACCCAAAAGAGACCGTAAGATTCAGAAGGTGACAAATGCAATGAGGGCGTTCATCCTCACTAACCTGCTGCTAATTGCATTTGGAGTCTGCTGCCTCATCGACAACCTGCCTCTACAG ATCTTGACCTTCATCCTCCACACTATGGTCCGAGGCTTCATCCACTCCTGCTGTGGAGGTCTTTATGCTGCTGT CTACCCGTCCAACCACTTTGGCACGCTGACAGGCCTCCAGTCCATGATCAGCGCTGTGGTCGCCCTGCTGCAGCAGCCACTCTTCATCGCCATGGTTGGACCATTGAAAGGAGACCCCTACTGG ATCAACCTCGGCCTGCTGATCTTCTCGTTTACTGGCTTCCTGTTGCCAGGTTACCTGTTCTACCACTGCAGACAGCTGACGAGGGAAAAGAAGGCCAGAGAAAAGCTGGATGCCAATCAGGAGATGGAGGCGCTCAACCACACCAACGCCAATGGCTGCAAACCTCACACTAATGGCTTCGCTGCTATAGATGCTTAG